In the Pithys albifrons albifrons isolate INPA30051 chromosome 3, PitAlb_v1, whole genome shotgun sequence genome, one interval contains:
- the MRPS33 gene encoding small ribosomal subunit protein mS33: MSSVSSYALRMARLSAQIFGDVVRPTDSKSMKVVKLFSEQPLAKRKEVYDWYPPHNTYYALMKKLRYFGLYRDEHQDFKEEMRRLKKLRGKEKPKKGEGKRALKRK; encoded by the exons ATGTCCAGTGTTTCCAGTTATGCCCTTCGAATGGCCCGGCTGAGTGCTCAGATATTCGGAGATGTTGTCAGGCCAACTGACTCAAAGTCTATGAAAGTGGTGAAGTTATTCAGCGAGCAGCCCTTGGCCAAGCGGAAGGAGGTGTACGATTGGTACCCTCCTCACAACACCTACTATGCCCTCATGAAGAAGCTCCGTTACTTTGGCCTCTACAG GGATGAGCATCAAGACTTTAAGGAGGAGATGAGGCGATTGAAAAAGCTCCGTGGGAAGGAAAAACCAaagaagggggaaggaaagagagctCTCAAGAGGAAATAG